A genomic stretch from Scheffersomyces stipitis CBS 6054 chromosome 6, complete sequence includes:
- a CDS encoding predicted protein (go_component nucleus; small nucleolar ribonucleoprotein complex), with the protein MSSLPITKTTKMSDLIHYRLKISTIDNRFFIGSLLAFDKHLNLVLSDTEETRITKKSIVSMKKSAGSDGKHDPTFDKRSLGLIILRGEQIVSLSIESPPPLDPKKRLGLERGKGISKPLKTPVSVKARVPAIRKPQGGFRRQ; encoded by the exons ATG TCGTCATTGCCCATTACCAAAACGACCAAGATGTCGGATTTGATACATTATCGTCTCAAAATATCGACGATAGACAACCGCTTTTTTATAGGATCACTTTTAGCTTTTGATAAACACTTGAATTTGGTACTTTCAGATactgaagaaacaagaatCACTAAGAAGTCTATTGTttcgatgaagaaaagtgCTGGCTCGGACGGCAAACACGATCCTACATTTGATAAGAGATCTTTGGGTTTGATAATCTTGCGAGGTGAGCAGATTGTCTCATTGAGCATAGAGAGCCCTCCACCATTGGAtccaaagaaaagattggGCTTAGAAAGAGGTAAGGGTATCTCCAAACCATTAAAGACTCCAGTTAGTGTCAAAGCACGAGTGCCAGCTATAAGGAAACCTCAGGGAGGCTTCAGACGTCAGTAA